From Cygnus olor isolate bCygOlo1 chromosome 7, bCygOlo1.pri.v2, whole genome shotgun sequence, a single genomic window includes:
- the PKD2L1 gene encoding polycystic kidney disease 2-like 1 protein isoform X1 — MKSDEFPGLWPQAVEEEKRWQGQESTSPAPRGNTSQLRHWPAACYCILHEDSMCQIRAIYNPKSILENPYENFEEVGDPLPYRTEQNKAVDGKTSPLLKCCVYIFRGIRGLWGTTLTENTAENRELYVKTTLRELLVYIVFLVDICLLTYGMTSSNAYYYTKVMSELFLQTSSDSRVSFQSIGSMADFWVYAQGPLLDNLYWTKWYNNESLAAHNTQSYIYYENLLLGVPRMRQLKVKNNSCVVHDDFKEEISGCYDVYSEDKEERFSFGLVNGTAWRYHSEEELGGSSHWGRLTSYSGGGYYIDLKLTREESAEALQILKEKLWLDRGTRVVFIDFSVYNANINLFCVLRLVVEFPATGGAIPSWQIRTVKLIRYVSAWDFFIVACEIVFCVFIFYYVVEEILELRIHKLHYFTSIWNILDVVVILLSIVAIGFHIFRTIEVNRLLGELLKHPDTYADFEFLAFWQTQYNNMNAVNLFFAWIKIFKYISFNKTMTQLSSTLARCAKDILGFAIMFFIVFFAYAQLGYLLFGTQVENFSTFVKCIFTQFRIILGDFDYNSIDNANRVLGPIYFVTYVFFVFFVLLNMFLAIINDTYSEVKEELSSQKDELQLSDILKQSYNRTLMRLKLKKERISDVQKALQNGTKELDFEDFKNSLKELGHADHEITAAFSRFDKDGNHILDEEEQQRMKHDLEAKRVALNTEIENLGKSYGGNNLDESLTYVEAKNNHASKASWVSKEEFQVLLQRVLHLEQSINSIGSKIDAVVSKLEVLERNKLKRKDLMGKPLDSGRKEEEPSQEEVLPKNLDQLVNKEAEGWGVECLQGNNPSGSSSQNGVYPILPRSSVPGSQVPKNIQLQSDVHF; from the exons ATGAAATCTGATGAGTTCCCAG GTCTGTGGCCACAGGCCGTTGAAGAAGAGAAGCGATGGCAAGGCCAAGAAAGcacatccccagccccacgggggAACACAAGCCAGCTGAGGCACTGGCCAGCAGCGTGCTACTGTATCCTGCATGAAGACTCGATGTGCCAG ATTCGAGCCATCTACAACCCCAAGTCCATCCTGGAGAATCCCTATGAGAACTTTGAAGAGGTGGGGGATCCACTTCCCTACCGGACAGAGCAGAACAAAGCTGTAGATGGGAAGACAAGTCCTCTCCTCAAGTGCTGCGTCTACATCTTCAGAGGCATCCGAG GTCTGTGGGGCACTACGCTCACTGAgaacacagctgaaaacagagaGCTTTATGTGAAGACCACTCTACGAGAGCTTCTAGTCTATATTGTGTTCTTGGTGGACATTTGTCTAT TGACATATGGAATGACAAGTTCCAATGCCTATTACTACACCAAAGTGATGTCTGAGCTCTTCCTGCAGACCTCTTCAGACAGCCGTGTCTCTTTCCAGTCCATTGGCAGTATGGCTGACTTCTGGGTG TATGCACAAGGTCCTCTTCTGGATAATCTTTACTGGACAAAGTGGTACAACAATGAGTCCCTAGCAGCACACAATACCCAGTCATACATCTATTATGAGAACCTGCTGCTGGGTGTCCCACGGATGCGACAGCTGAAGGTGAAGAACAATTCCTGTGTGGTCCATGATGACTTCAAGGAGGAAATCTCAGGCTGCTATGATGTATACTCAGAAGACAAGGAGGAAAGATTCTCCTTTGGACTTGTCAATGGAACGGC GTGGAGGTACCATTCTGAGGAAGAGCTGGGTGGCTCATCTCACTGGGGAAGACTAACCAGTTATAGTGGGGGAGGATACTACATAGACCTCAAGTTGACCAGAGAAGAGAGTGCTGAAGCCCTGCAAATCTTGAAGGAGAAGTTGTGGCTGGATCGGGGGACACGAGTTGTCTTCATTGATTTCTCTGTGTATAATGCAAATATCAATCTGTTCTGTGTTCTGAG GTTAGTGGTTGAGTTTCCAGCCACTGGTGGTGCCATCCCCTCCTGGCAAATCCGGACAGTCAAGCTTATACGATATGTCAGTGCATGGGACTTCTTCATTGTTGCCTGTGAAATTGTCTTCTGTGTCTTCATCTTCTACTATGTGGTGGAGGAGATTTTGGAGCTGCGTATCCACAAGCTTCATTACTTCACCAGCATCTGGAACATCTTGGATGTGGTTGTCATTCTG CTCTCCATCGTTGCTATTGGTTTTCACATCTTTCGCACCATTGAGGTGAACAGACTGTTGGGGGAGTTGTTGAAACACCCGGACACCTATGCAGACTTTGAGTTCTTGGCATTCTGGCAGACTCAGTACAACAACATGAATGCAGTCAACTTATTCTTTGCCTGGATCAAG ataTTCAAGTATATTAGCTTTAACAAAACAATGACACAGCTCTCCTCCACACTGGCACGTTGTGCCAAGGACATCCTGGGCTTTGCCATTATGTTCTTCATTGTCTTCTTTGCCTATGCCCAGCTGGGTTACCTTCTTTTTGGGACACAAGTGGAAAACTTCAGTACCTTTGTTAAATGCAT CTTCACCCAGTTTCGGATCATTCTTGGTGACTTTGACTACAATTCTATTGACAATGCCAACAGGGTCCTCGGGCCTATTTATTTTGTCACCTATGtgttctttgtcttctttgtgCTCCTG AACATGTTTCTGGCCATCATCAATGACACCTACTCAGAAGTCAAGGAGGAACTTTCAAGCCAGAAGGATGAGCTGCAGCTCTCAGACATCTTGAAGCAG AGTTACAACCGGACACTCATGAGGTTGAAGCTGAAAAAGGAGCGGATTTCTGATGTgcagaaagcactgcagaatGGAACTAAAGAACTGGACTTTGAGGACTTCAAGAACAGTTTGAAAGA ACTGGGCCATGCAGACCATGAGATCACGGCAGCTTTCTCCAGGTTTGACAAAGATGGCAACCACATCCTTGATgaagaggagcagcagcggATGAAGCATGACCTAGAGGCAAAAAGG GTTGCTCTGAATACAGAGATTGAAAATTTGGGGAAATCCTATGGTGGCAACAACTTAGATGAGAGTCTGACCTATGTGGAAGCAAAGAATAACCATGCCAGTAAGGCCAGCTGGGTCTCCAAAGAAGAGTTCCAAGT cctcctgcaaCGTGTGTTGCATCTGGAACAGTCCATAAACAGCATTGGCTCCAAGATTGATGCAGTGGTGAGCAAGCTCGAAGTCCTGGAAAGAAACAAGCTCAAGAGGAAGGACCTGATGGGCAAGCCACTGGATAGTGGTAGGAAG GAGGAAGAACCCAGTCAGGAAGAAGTGCTCCCCAAGAACCTAGACCAGCTGGTGAACAAAGAAGCAGAAGGCTGGGGAGTGGAATGTCTACAGGGAAACAACCCAAGTGGTAGCTCTTCCCAAAATGGGGTCTACCCCATCTTGCCCAGGTCAAGTGTACCAGGGTCTCAGGTGCCCAAGAACATCCAACTGCAATCTGACGTGCACTTCTAG
- the PKD2L1 gene encoding polycystic kidney disease 2-like 1 protein isoform X2, whose translation MCQIRAIYNPKSILENPYENFEEVGDPLPYRTEQNKAVDGKTSPLLKCCVYIFRGIRGLWGTTLTENTAENRELYVKTTLRELLVYIVFLVDICLLTYGMTSSNAYYYTKVMSELFLQTSSDSRVSFQSIGSMADFWVYAQGPLLDNLYWTKWYNNESLAAHNTQSYIYYENLLLGVPRMRQLKVKNNSCVVHDDFKEEISGCYDVYSEDKEERFSFGLVNGTAWRYHSEEELGGSSHWGRLTSYSGGGYYIDLKLTREESAEALQILKEKLWLDRGTRVVFIDFSVYNANINLFCVLRLVVEFPATGGAIPSWQIRTVKLIRYVSAWDFFIVACEIVFCVFIFYYVVEEILELRIHKLHYFTSIWNILDVVVILLSIVAIGFHIFRTIEVNRLLGELLKHPDTYADFEFLAFWQTQYNNMNAVNLFFAWIKIFKYISFNKTMTQLSSTLARCAKDILGFAIMFFIVFFAYAQLGYLLFGTQVENFSTFVKCIFTQFRIILGDFDYNSIDNANRVLGPIYFVTYVFFVFFVLLNMFLAIINDTYSEVKEELSSQKDELQLSDILKQSYNRTLMRLKLKKERISDVQKALQNGTKELDFEDFKNSLKELGHADHEITAAFSRFDKDGNHILDEEEQQRMKHDLEAKRVALNTEIENLGKSYGGNNLDESLTYVEAKNNHASKASWVSKEEFQVLLQRVLHLEQSINSIGSKIDAVVSKLEVLERNKLKRKDLMGKPLDSGRKEEEPSQEEVLPKNLDQLVNKEAEGWGVECLQGNNPSGSSSQNGVYPILPRSSVPGSQVPKNIQLQSDVHF comes from the exons ATGTGCCAG ATTCGAGCCATCTACAACCCCAAGTCCATCCTGGAGAATCCCTATGAGAACTTTGAAGAGGTGGGGGATCCACTTCCCTACCGGACAGAGCAGAACAAAGCTGTAGATGGGAAGACAAGTCCTCTCCTCAAGTGCTGCGTCTACATCTTCAGAGGCATCCGAG GTCTGTGGGGCACTACGCTCACTGAgaacacagctgaaaacagagaGCTTTATGTGAAGACCACTCTACGAGAGCTTCTAGTCTATATTGTGTTCTTGGTGGACATTTGTCTAT TGACATATGGAATGACAAGTTCCAATGCCTATTACTACACCAAAGTGATGTCTGAGCTCTTCCTGCAGACCTCTTCAGACAGCCGTGTCTCTTTCCAGTCCATTGGCAGTATGGCTGACTTCTGGGTG TATGCACAAGGTCCTCTTCTGGATAATCTTTACTGGACAAAGTGGTACAACAATGAGTCCCTAGCAGCACACAATACCCAGTCATACATCTATTATGAGAACCTGCTGCTGGGTGTCCCACGGATGCGACAGCTGAAGGTGAAGAACAATTCCTGTGTGGTCCATGATGACTTCAAGGAGGAAATCTCAGGCTGCTATGATGTATACTCAGAAGACAAGGAGGAAAGATTCTCCTTTGGACTTGTCAATGGAACGGC GTGGAGGTACCATTCTGAGGAAGAGCTGGGTGGCTCATCTCACTGGGGAAGACTAACCAGTTATAGTGGGGGAGGATACTACATAGACCTCAAGTTGACCAGAGAAGAGAGTGCTGAAGCCCTGCAAATCTTGAAGGAGAAGTTGTGGCTGGATCGGGGGACACGAGTTGTCTTCATTGATTTCTCTGTGTATAATGCAAATATCAATCTGTTCTGTGTTCTGAG GTTAGTGGTTGAGTTTCCAGCCACTGGTGGTGCCATCCCCTCCTGGCAAATCCGGACAGTCAAGCTTATACGATATGTCAGTGCATGGGACTTCTTCATTGTTGCCTGTGAAATTGTCTTCTGTGTCTTCATCTTCTACTATGTGGTGGAGGAGATTTTGGAGCTGCGTATCCACAAGCTTCATTACTTCACCAGCATCTGGAACATCTTGGATGTGGTTGTCATTCTG CTCTCCATCGTTGCTATTGGTTTTCACATCTTTCGCACCATTGAGGTGAACAGACTGTTGGGGGAGTTGTTGAAACACCCGGACACCTATGCAGACTTTGAGTTCTTGGCATTCTGGCAGACTCAGTACAACAACATGAATGCAGTCAACTTATTCTTTGCCTGGATCAAG ataTTCAAGTATATTAGCTTTAACAAAACAATGACACAGCTCTCCTCCACACTGGCACGTTGTGCCAAGGACATCCTGGGCTTTGCCATTATGTTCTTCATTGTCTTCTTTGCCTATGCCCAGCTGGGTTACCTTCTTTTTGGGACACAAGTGGAAAACTTCAGTACCTTTGTTAAATGCAT CTTCACCCAGTTTCGGATCATTCTTGGTGACTTTGACTACAATTCTATTGACAATGCCAACAGGGTCCTCGGGCCTATTTATTTTGTCACCTATGtgttctttgtcttctttgtgCTCCTG AACATGTTTCTGGCCATCATCAATGACACCTACTCAGAAGTCAAGGAGGAACTTTCAAGCCAGAAGGATGAGCTGCAGCTCTCAGACATCTTGAAGCAG AGTTACAACCGGACACTCATGAGGTTGAAGCTGAAAAAGGAGCGGATTTCTGATGTgcagaaagcactgcagaatGGAACTAAAGAACTGGACTTTGAGGACTTCAAGAACAGTTTGAAAGA ACTGGGCCATGCAGACCATGAGATCACGGCAGCTTTCTCCAGGTTTGACAAAGATGGCAACCACATCCTTGATgaagaggagcagcagcggATGAAGCATGACCTAGAGGCAAAAAGG GTTGCTCTGAATACAGAGATTGAAAATTTGGGGAAATCCTATGGTGGCAACAACTTAGATGAGAGTCTGACCTATGTGGAAGCAAAGAATAACCATGCCAGTAAGGCCAGCTGGGTCTCCAAAGAAGAGTTCCAAGT cctcctgcaaCGTGTGTTGCATCTGGAACAGTCCATAAACAGCATTGGCTCCAAGATTGATGCAGTGGTGAGCAAGCTCGAAGTCCTGGAAAGAAACAAGCTCAAGAGGAAGGACCTGATGGGCAAGCCACTGGATAGTGGTAGGAAG GAGGAAGAACCCAGTCAGGAAGAAGTGCTCCCCAAGAACCTAGACCAGCTGGTGAACAAAGAAGCAGAAGGCTGGGGAGTGGAATGTCTACAGGGAAACAACCCAAGTGGTAGCTCTTCCCAAAATGGGGTCTACCCCATCTTGCCCAGGTCAAGTGTACCAGGGTCTCAGGTGCCCAAGAACATCCAACTGCAATCTGACGTGCACTTCTAG